The Acomys russatus chromosome 1, mAcoRus1.1, whole genome shotgun sequence genome has a window encoding:
- the Zfp36l1 gene encoding mRNA decay activator protein ZFP36L1, with protein sequence MTTTLVSATIFDLSEVLCKGNKMLNYSTPSAGGCLLDRKAVGTPAGGGFPRRHSVTLPSSKFHQNQLLSSLKGEPAPSLGSRDSRFRDRSFSEGGERLLPTQKQPGSGQVNSSRYKTELCRPFEENGACKYGDKCQFAHGIHELRSLTRHPKYKTELCRTFHTIGFCPYGPRCHFIHNAEERRALAGGRDLSADRPRLQHSFSFAGFPSAAATAAATGLLDSPTSITPPPILSADDLLGSPTLPDGTNNPFAFSSQELASLFAPSMGLPGGGSPTTFLFRPMSESPHMFDSPPSPQDSLSDQEGYLSSSSSSHSGSDSPTLDNSRRLPIFSRLSISDD encoded by the exons ATGACCACCACTCTCGTGTCCGCCACCATCTTCGACTTGAGCGAAGTTTTATGCAAG ggtAACAAGATGCTCAACTACAGcactcccagtgctgggggctgCCTGCTGGACAGGAAGGCAGTGGGCACCCCTGCTGGCGGGGGCTTCCCTCGGAGGCACTCGGTCACCCTGCCTAGCTCCAAGTTCCATCAGAACCAGCTTCTGAGCAGTCTTAAGGGTGAGCCGGCCCCGTCCTTGGGCTCCCGCGACAGCCGCTTCCGAGACCGCTCTTTCTCCGAAGGGGGTGAGCGGCTGCTGCCCACCCAGAAGCAGCCTGGGAGCGGCCAGGTCAACTCCAGCCGCTACAAGACGGAGCTGTGCCGCCCCTTCGAAGAAAACGGTGCCTGTAAGTACGGAGACAAGTGCCAGTTCGCGCACGGCATCCACGAGCTCCGCAGCCTGACCCGCCACCCTAAGTACAAGACGGAGCTGTGCCGCACCTTCCACACCATCGGCTTTTGCCCATACGGGCCCCGCTGCCACTTCATTCACAACGCCGAGGAGCGCCGCGCCCTGGCCGGGGGCCGGGACCTCTCCGCTGACCGTCCCCGCCTCCAGCATAGCTTTAGTTTTGCTGGGTTTCCCAGTGCCGCTGCCACCGCCGCTGCCACAGGGCTGCTGGACAGCCCCACGtccatcaccccaccccccatcctgaGCGCCGATGACCTCCTGGGCTCACCTACCCTACCCGATGGCACCAATAACCCCTTCGCCTTTTCCAGCCAGGAGCTGGCTAGCCTCTTTGCTCCTAGCATGGGGCTGCCCGGGGGAGGCTCCCCCACCACCTTCCTCTTTCGGCCCATGTCTGAGTCCCCTCACATGTTTGACTCTCCCCCCAGCCCTCAGGATTCTCTTTCGGACCAGGAGGGCTACCTGAGCAGCTccagcagcagccacagtggCTCAGACTCCCCTACCTTGGACAACTCAAGACGCCTGCCCATTTTCAGCAGACTCTCCATCTCAGATGACTAA